In Mycoplasmopsis cynos, the following are encoded in one genomic region:
- a CDS encoding DUF4116 domain-containing protein, producing the protein MMNKIKKVLVLSSLSAILPFTIVSCTNETNDGNDQKNNSDKGKIKLENKEIENAQDKNKNINDQKSSNTSNADTKLKKDEKLNDKANNINNNKQEDNVDIINSKKLDEKTIKSIENQYLDLIENKAISDTGGFTFSRFNFIESSLEVIKKLDVKNYKKFVLEVVKQHKWVLNHTLNPKELWSDRKFVLEAVKQVGGALEYASEELKKDKDVVLEAVKQNGDVLRYASDELKKDKALVLEAVKQNGRALEYASKELWNDKEFVFEAVKRDSRALEYASDELRGDRKFMLEVVKQYGGALEFASKELKKDRKIVLEAVKRDDYALKYASEELQNDKAVVLEAVKRNGIALWFASEELKRDKTVALEAVKQNYRALEYAPYELKKDKEFMLEAVKQYGGALSFASEELKKEFGKNKNIMLEAVKQYGGALEFASEELKKDRKIVLEAVKHGGFALLEGFLNHGLALEFASDELKRDRKIVLEAVKRYGGALEFASKELKRDKTVVLEAVKQDYRALEYASEELWRDKDVVLEAVKRNGFALRDASDEMKKEFGKNRDIMLEAVKQDYRALEYASEELKKDKAFMLDAVKRNGRTLQFASEELKKDKTFVLEAVKWNGGALSFASEELKEEFGKNRDIILEAVKQNGDVLRYASDELKKDKDVVLQAVKQDGHALEFASEELKKDKDVVLEAMKRDSDIFRFVSEKLREELGKNRDIMLEAVKQDYRALEYASEELKKDKEFISKIIKINPYIILSFINDIHRPGKIQLDSSLLNILYSYKTLNFIDFNYTANISEYKEKNQNKINLSNLLEKVIPHTPGGTYKYKDLKNLIGKSNEDKQNLISILVKEPDLLKYIPYQFSNDKEFISLIAKQNKDIIKFTSRRLQYDEEFINSIKNN; encoded by the coding sequence ATGATGAATAAAATTAAAAAAGTTTTAGTACTTAGTTCACTAAGTGCTATATTGCCTTTTACAATTGTTTCTTGTACAAATGAAACAAATGATGGTAATGATCAAAAAAATAATTCTGATAAAGGTAAAATAAAACTAGAAAATAAAGAAATTGAAAATGCTCAAGATAAAAATAAAAACATTAATGATCAAAAATCTAGTAATACATCAAATGCCGACACAAAATTAAAAAAAGATGAAAAATTAAATGATAAAGCTAATAATATAAATAACAACAAACAAGAAGATAATGTTGATATTATTAATTCAAAGAAATTAGATGAAAAAACAATAAAATCAATTGAAAATCAATATTTAGATCTTATAGAAAATAAAGCAATAAGTGATACAGGGGGTTTCACTTTTTCAAGATTTAATTTTATTGAATCATCACTTGAAGTTATAAAAAAGTTAGATGTTAAAAATTATAAAAAATTTGTGCTTGAGGTGGTGAAACAGCATAAATGAGTGTTGAACCATACTTTGAATCCGAAAGAGTTGTGAAGCGATAGAAAATTTGTGCTTGAGGCGGTGAAACAGGTTGGTGGAGCGTTGGAGTATGCTTCAGAGGAGTTGAAAAAGGATAAAGATGTTGTGCTTGAGGCGGTGAAGCAGAATGGTGATGTGTTAAGATATGCTTCAGATGAACTGAAAAAGGATAAAGCGCTTGTGCTTGAGGCGGTGAAGCAGAATGGTCGTGCATTGGAGTATGCTTCGAAAGAGTTGTGAAATGATAAAGAATTTGTGTTTGAGGCGGTGAAGCGGGATAGTCGTGCGTTGGAGTATGCTTCAGATGAGTTGAGAGGTGATAGAAAATTTATGCTGGAGGTGGTGAAACAGTATGGTGGAGCGTTGGAGTTTGCTTCGAAAGAGTTAAAAAAAGATAGAAAAATTGTGCTGGAGGCGGTGAAGCGAGATGATTATGCGTTGAAGTATGCTTCAGAGGAGTTGCAAAATGATAAAGCAGTAGTGCTTGAGGCGGTGAAGCGGAATGGTATTGCATTGTGATTTGCTTCAGAGGAGTTGAAAAGGGATAAAACGGTAGCGCTTGAGGCGGTGAAGCAGAATTATCGTGCATTGGAGTATGCTCCATATGAGCTGAAAAAGGATAAAGAATTTATGCTTGAGGCGGTGAAACAGTATGGTGGAGCGTTGAGTTTTGCTTCAGAAGAGTTAAAAAAAGAGTTTGGGAAAAATAAAAATATAATGCTTGAGGCGGTGAAACAATATGGTGGAGCGTTGGAGTTTGCTTCAGAAGAGTTGAAAAAGGATAGAAAAATTGTGCTGGAGGCGGTGAAACACGGTGGTTTTGCATTGTTGGAGGGTTTTCTAAATCATGGCCTTGCGTTGGAGTTTGCTTCAGATGAGCTTAAAAGAGATAGAAAAATAGTGCTTGAGGCGGTGAAACGGTATGGTGGAGCGTTGGAGTTTGCTTCGAAAGAGTTAAAAAGGGACAAAACAGTAGTGCTTGAGGCGGTGAAGCAGGATTATCGTGCGTTGGAGTATGCTTCAGAGGAGTTGTGAAGAGATAAAGATGTTGTGCTTGAGGCGGTGAAGCGGAATGGTTTTGCGTTGAGGGATGCTTCAGATGAGATGAAAAAAGAGTTTGGGAAAAATAGAGATATAATGCTTGAGGCGGTGAAGCAGGATTATCGTGCGTTGGAGTATGCTTCAGAGGAGTTGAAAAAGGATAAAGCATTTATGCTTGATGCGGTGAAACGAAATGGTAGAACCTTACAGTTTGCTTCAGAGGAGTTGAAAAAGGATAAAACATTTGTGCTTGAGGCGGTGAAGTGGAATGGTGGAGCGTTGAGTTTTGCTTCAGAAGAGTTAAAAGAAGAGTTTGGGAAAAATAGAGATATAATACTTGAGGCGGTGAAGCAGAATGGCGATGTGTTAAGATATGCTTCAGATGAACTGAAAAAGGATAAAGATGTTGTGCTTCAGGCAGTGAAGCAGGATGGTCATGCATTGGAGTTTGCTTCAGAGGAGTTGAAAAAGGATAAAGATGTTGTGCTTGAGGCGATGAAGCGAGATAGTGATATCTTTAGGTTTGTCTCAGAAAAGTTGAGAGAAGAACTTGGGAAAAATAGAGATATAATGCTTGAGGCGGTGAAGCAGGATTATCGTGCGTTGGAGTATGCTTCAGAGGAGTTGAAAAAGGATAAAGAATTTATATCTAAAATTATAAAAATTAATCCATATATTATTCTTTCTTTTATTAATGATATTCATAGACCAGGAAAAATTCAATTAGATAGCTCATTACTTAATATTCTTTACTCATATAAAACCTTAAACTTTATTGACTTTAACTATACTGCGAATATAAGTGAATATAAAGAGAAAAATCAAAACAAAATAAATTTATCAAATCTGCTTGAAAAAGTAATACCACATACTCCGGGTGGAACTTACAAATACAAAGACCTTAAAAACCTAATAGGTAAATCTAATGAAGATAAACAAAACCTAATAAGCATTTTAGTAAAAGAACCTGATTTACTAAAATATATTCCATATCAATTTTCAAATGATAAAGAATTTATTAGTTTAATCGCTAAACAAAATAAAGATATTATAAAATTTACTTCTAGAAGACTTCAATATGATGAAGAATTTATTAATAGTATCAAAAATAACTAA
- a CDS encoding DUF4116 domain-containing protein: MMNKIKKVLVLSSLSAILPFTIVSCTNETNNGNGRKPSDTSNNNTKLKKDEKLNDKTKNINSNKQEDNVDIINSKKLDEKTIKSIENQYLDLIENKAINEGSFFIESSLKVIKKLDVKNYKKFVLEVVKQDYRALEYASEELKNDKAFMLEAVKQNGSALEYASEELKKDREVVLEAVKQNGFALVLASEELKKDREVVLEAVKQDGSMLRFASEELKKDREVVLEAVKQDGSMLRFASDELKKDKDVVLQAVKQDGHALEFASEELKKDKDVVLEAMKRDSDIFRFVSEKLREELGKNRDIMLEAVKQDYRALEYASEELKKDKVLVLEAAKRDYSALEFASKELREEFRKNRNIMLEAVKQNGSALEYASEKLKGDREIVLEAVKQNYRALEYASDELKSDREVVLEAVKQNGGALSFASEELKKEFGKNRKFVLEAMKRNGLVLEYASEELREEFGKNRDIMLEAVKRDGDALRFASKELKKDKDVVLEAVKRDGRALVYASKELWRDKEIVLEAVKRDYRALEYALDELQNDKDVVLEAVKRDGSALQFASDELKKDKAFMLEAVKRNYGALYYASDELKRDKDVVLEAVKQSDWALQYVSEELIKNKEFIFKIIKINPYIILYFINDIRRPGKIQLDNSLLNILYSYETLNFIDFNYIANISEYKEKNQNKINLSNLLKKVATIQRGPDRLYKYKDLKNLIDNSNEDKQNLISILVKEPDLLKYIPYQFSNDKEFISLIAKQNKDIIKFASRRLQYDEEFINSIKNN, encoded by the coding sequence ATGATGAATAAAATTAAAAAAGTTTTAGTACTTAGTTCACTAAGTGCTATATTGCCTTTTACAATTGTTTCTTGTACAAATGAAACAAATAATGGTAATGGCCGAAAACCTAGTGATACATCAAATAACAACACAAAATTAAAAAAAGATGAAAAATTAAATGATAAAACTAAAAATATAAATAGCAACAAACAAGAAGATAATGTTGATATTATTAATTCAAAGAAATTAGATGAAAAAACAATAAAATCAATTGAAAATCAATATTTAGATCTTATAGAAAATAAAGCAATAAATGAAGGAAGTTTTTTTATTGAATCATCACTTAAAGTTATAAAAAAGCTAGATGTTAAAAATTATAAAAAATTTGTGCTTGAGGTTGTGAAGCAGGATTATCGTGCGTTGGAGTATGCTTCAGAGGAGTTGAAAAATGATAAAGCATTTATGCTTGAGGCAGTGAAACAGAATGGTAGTGCATTGGAGTATGCTTCAGAGGAGTTGAAAAAAGATAGAGAAGTAGTGCTTGAGGCTGTGAAGCAGAATGGTTTTGCATTGGTGCTTGCTTCAGAAGAGTTGAAAAAAGATAGAGAAGTAGTGCTTGAGGCGGTGAAGCAGGATGGTAGTATGTTGAGGTTTGCTTCAGAAGAGTTGAAAAAGGATAGAGAAGTAGTGCTTGAGGCGGTGAAGCAGGATGGTAGTATGTTGAGGTTTGCTTCAGATGAACTGAAAAAGGATAAAGATGTTGTGCTTCAGGCAGTGAAGCAGGATGGTCATGCATTGGAGTTTGCTTCAGAGGAGTTGAAAAAGGATAAAGATGTTGTGCTTGAGGCGATGAAGCGAGATAGTGATATCTTTAGGTTTGTCTCAGAAAAGTTGAGAGAAGAACTTGGGAAAAATAGAGATATAATGCTTGAGGCGGTGAAGCAGGATTATCGTGCGTTGGAGTATGCTTCAGAAGAGCTGAAAAAGGATAAAGTGCTTGTGCTTGAGGCGGCGAAACGGGATTATAGTGCGTTGGAGTTTGCTTCGAAAGAGTTGAGAGAAGAGTTTAGGAAAAATAGAAATATAATGCTTGAGGCAGTGAAACAGAATGGTAGTGCATTGGAGTATGCTTCAGAGAAGTTGAAAGGCGATAGAGAAATAGTGCTTGAGGCGGTGAAGCAGAATTATCGTGCATTGGAGTATGCTTCAGATGAGCTTAAAAGTGATAGAGAAGTGGTGCTTGAGGCGGTGAAACAGAATGGTGGAGCGTTGAGTTTTGCTTCAGAAGAGTTAAAAAAAGAGTTTGGGAAAAATAGAAAATTTGTGCTTGAGGCGATGAAGCGGAATGGTCTTGTGTTGGAGTATGCTTCAGAGGAGTTGAGAGAAGAGTTTGGGAAAAATAGAGATATAATGCTTGAGGCGGTGAAGCGAGATGGTGATGCCTTGAGGTTTGCTTCGAAAGAGTTGAAAAAAGATAAAGATGTTGTGCTTGAGGCGGTGAAGCGAGATGGTCGTGCGTTAGTGTATGCTTCAAAAGAGTTGTGAAGAGATAAAGAAATTGTGCTTGAGGCGGTGAAACGGGATTATCGTGCGTTGGAGTATGCTTTAGATGAGTTGCAAAATGATAAAGATGTTGTGCTTGAGGCGGTGAAGCGGGATGGTAGTGCATTGCAGTTTGCTTCAGATGAGTTGAAAAAGGATAAAGCATTTATGCTTGAGGCGGTGAAGCGGAATTATGGTGCGTTGTATTATGCTTCAGATGAGCTTAAAAGAGATAAAGACGTTGTGCTTGAGGCGGTGAAGCAGAGTGATTGAGCGTTGCAGTATGTTTCAGAGGAGTTGATAAAAAATAAAGAATTTATATTTAAAATTATAAAAATTAATCCATATATTATTCTTTATTTTATTAATGATATTCGTAGACCAGGAAAAATTCAATTAGATAACTCATTACTTAATATTCTTTACTCATATGAAACCTTAAACTTTATTGACTTTAACTATATTGCAAATATAAGTGAATATAAAGAAAAAAATCAAAACAAAATCAATTTATCAAATCTGCTTAAAAAAGTAGCAACAATACAACGTGGTCCAGATCGTTTATACAAATACAAAGACCTTAAAAACCTAATAGATAATTCTAATGAAGATAAACAAAACCTAATAAGTATTTTAGTAAAAGAACCTGATTTACTAAAATATATTCCATATCAATTTTCAAATGATAAAGAATTTATTAGTTTAATTGCTAAACAAAATAAAGATATTATAAAATTTGCTTCTAGAAGACTTCAATATGATGAAGAATTTATTAATAGTATCAAAAATAACTAA
- a CDS encoding DUF3800 domain-containing protein: MHLYIYCDKSGVFDKNHNNFYVISGYIFLNQSEISKAVAKYDSIEKDIRKIKKIPNEQEIKASFLRRDFKSKKAFIEFSQ, encoded by the coding sequence ATGCATTTATACATATACTGCGATAAATCGGGGGTTTTTGATAAAAATCACAACAATTTTTATGTAATATCAGGTTACATATTTTTAAACCAAAGCGAAATATCAAAAGCAGTGGCAAAATATGATTCAATTGAAAAAGATATAAGAAAAATAAAGAAAATTCCTAATGAACAAGAGATAAAAGCTAGTTTCTTAAGAAGGGATTTCAAGAGTAAAAAGGCGTTTATTGAATTCTCTCAATAA
- a CDS encoding DUF3800 domain-containing protein, whose protein sequence is MNSLNNYTKFAIIIKLKEVIEEIYNHKRDKQRFQDYAFSRGIKEVLLKLKNNKILNLDEIENITVNFDNRPIASSGKYDLKTSLLKELRDGKFNINWDWFIPGILKNLKNIKLNYLNSKNNYLIRASDIVANSVWHKARLKPSLEDLKDNETLYIIKLP, encoded by the coding sequence TTGAATTCTCTCAATAATTACACAAAATTTGCTATTATAATAAAACTAAAAGAAGTTATTGAAGAAATATATAATCATAAAAGAGATAAGCAAAGATTTCAAGACTATGCCTTTTCGAGAGGAATAAAAGAGGTTTTATTAAAATTAAAAAATAATAAAATCTTAAATTTAGATGAAATTGAAAACATTACAGTGAATTTTGATAATAGACCTATTGCAAGTAGTGGTAAATATGATTTAAAAACTTCTCTACTAAAAGAATTGCGCGACGGAAAGTTTAATATTAATTGAGATTGATTTATTCCTGGGATTTTAAAAAATCTTAAAAACATCAAATTAAATTATTTAAATTCTAAAAATAATTATTTAATTAGGGCTAGTGATATAGTAGCTAATTCGGTATGACACAAAGCACGATTAAAACCATCTCTTGAAGATTTGAAAGATAATGAAACACTTTATATTATTAAATTACCATAA
- the thrS gene encoding threonine--tRNA ligase — protein MKANKLLNHTTSHLLGAAVEQLYPNVKLGFGPATDEGFYYDFEFPEPISDSELLKIEKLMKKLASRNLIMQQVSEQNYSFENKPYKKELYDELKAQGKNITFYALIDPLSKEVIFTDLCAGNHVEDTKKIKHFKLLNLAGAYWRGNSDNIQLTRIYGTSWETQNELDEFLNILKERKERDHRKIGKELKLFFFNKLGGQGMPFWLEDGMYIHNEIRNLVLQMDRKYGFIEVLTPHFGEEELYKISGHLEHYKDDMFRPIVVENERLIPRPMTCPHHILCYNSEKRSYRDLPIRYSEQSQLYRYEKSGALTGLERVRGMLLTEGHLFVRKDQIAQEFKSMYQLIKETLESFKIQISYVSLSLRDPENKEKYFDDDQMWNEAENELRSVLNELNVEYEEKIGEAAFYGPKMDIQIFTALGHEITVSTLQLDFLLPQRFNISFINKNNEEEIPVMIHRGLVGTYERFVSILLEQTKGVLPFWLAPKQITVIPATNNDEDVDYAKEINQKLFGLGFRSKIDLRQERLSKKIREAQMSKSKIQVILGEKERLSKTVSYREYGKEETISLDIESFICFISKLKASKE, from the coding sequence ATGAAAGCAAATAAATTACTTAATCATACAACATCTCATTTATTAGGTGCAGCTGTAGAGCAATTATATCCAAACGTTAAACTCGGCTTTGGTCCAGCTACTGATGAAGGATTTTATTATGATTTTGAGTTTCCAGAACCAATTAGTGATTCTGAATTATTAAAAATTGAAAAATTAATGAAAAAGCTTGCCTCACGAAATTTGATTATGCAACAAGTTTCTGAACAAAATTATTCATTTGAAAATAAACCGTATAAAAAAGAATTATATGATGAATTAAAAGCACAAGGAAAAAATATCACATTTTATGCTTTAATTGATCCATTAAGTAAGGAAGTGATTTTTACTGATTTATGTGCTGGCAATCATGTTGAAGATACTAAAAAAATTAAACATTTCAAATTATTAAACTTAGCCGGAGCATATTGAAGGGGAAATTCAGATAATATTCAGTTAACTAGAATTTATGGTACTAGTTGAGAAACACAAAATGAACTTGATGAGTTTTTAAATATATTAAAAGAAAGAAAAGAAAGAGATCATCGTAAAATTGGTAAAGAATTAAAATTATTTTTTTTTAATAAATTAGGTGGCCAAGGAATGCCTTTTTGATTAGAAGATGGAATGTATATTCATAATGAGATACGAAACTTAGTTCTTCAGATGGATCGTAAATATGGATTTATAGAAGTTTTAACACCACATTTTGGTGAAGAAGAACTATATAAAATTTCTGGACATTTAGAACATTATAAAGATGATATGTTTAGACCGATTGTAGTAGAAAATGAAAGATTAATACCTCGTCCAATGACTTGTCCGCATCATATCTTATGTTATAACTCTGAAAAAAGATCTTACCGTGATCTTCCGATTAGATATTCAGAACAATCTCAATTATATCGCTATGAAAAATCTGGTGCTTTAACTGGACTTGAAAGAGTGCGTGGAATGTTATTAACCGAAGGTCATTTATTTGTTAGAAAAGACCAAATTGCTCAAGAATTTAAATCAATGTATCAATTAATTAAAGAAACCCTAGAATCATTTAAAATTCAAATTAGTTATGTTTCATTGTCTCTTAGAGATCCAGAAAATAAGGAAAAATATTTTGATGATGATCAAATGTGAAATGAAGCTGAAAATGAGTTAAGAAGTGTTCTAAATGAATTAAATGTTGAATACGAAGAAAAAATTGGTGAAGCAGCATTTTATGGACCAAAAATGGATATTCAAATCTTTACTGCATTAGGACATGAAATAACAGTTTCGACCTTACAATTGGACTTTTTATTGCCTCAACGTTTTAATATTTCATTTATAAATAAAAATAATGAAGAAGAAATACCAGTAATGATACATCGTGGTTTAGTTGGTACATATGAACGTTTTGTATCAATTTTATTAGAGCAAACTAAAGGAGTTTTACCATTTTGATTAGCTCCAAAACAAATTACAGTTATTCCAGCAACAAACAATGATGAAGATGTCGATTATGCAAAAGAAATTAATCAAAAACTTTTTGGTTTAGGTTTTCGCTCAAAAATTGACTTAAGACAAGAAAGATTAAGTAAAAAGATTCGTGAGGCGCAAATGTCTAAATCTAAAATTCAAGTAATCTTAGGTGAAAAAGAAAGATTATCAAAAACTGTTTCATACCGTGAATATGGTAAAGAAGAAACTATTTCATTAGATATTGAAAGTTTTATTTGTTTCATTTCAAAACTTAAAGCATCAAAAGAGTAA
- the trpS gene encoding tryptophan--tRNA ligase, translated as MKRLVSGIKPTGNLTLGNYIGAIRNFIKMQDDYESYIFVADLHALTTEKIKPSELKKQRESIIALYVACGLDYQKSAIFYQSQVHQHAIMQWLCCCETTLGELKRMTQFKDKSLKLKQGNGTEKIPTGLLMYPTLMAGDILLYNPDVVPIGEDQVQHLELARNIAERFNKNYKANFKVPIGLVPKIGSKIKSLTDPNAKMSKSENSPKSTIYLLDDPQQAYNKILKAKTDSENKIYISEHKPGILNLLNIYAALKDVSLEQAQEQFKDSDYKEFKEQVALEVKKLLIDIQSKYHKALEIVEKISNIGAKKAIKIAEQTINKLQLKIGLYGVKENESK; from the coding sequence ATGAAGCGTTTGGTAAGCGGAATTAAACCAACTGGTAATTTAACATTAGGAAATTATATTGGAGCAATTAGAAACTTCATTAAGATGCAAGATGATTATGAATCATATATTTTTGTTGCAGATTTACATGCTTTAACCACTGAAAAAATTAAACCAAGCGAGCTTAAAAAACAAAGAGAATCAATAATAGCTTTATATGTAGCCTGCGGATTAGATTATCAAAAAAGTGCAATTTTTTATCAATCGCAAGTTCATCAACATGCGATAATGCAATGACTTTGTTGTTGTGAAACAACCCTTGGTGAATTAAAAAGAATGACGCAATTTAAAGATAAGTCATTAAAATTAAAACAAGGGAATGGAACTGAAAAAATTCCAACTGGTTTATTGATGTATCCGACTTTAATGGCTGGAGATATCTTGTTATATAATCCTGATGTTGTGCCGATTGGTGAAGATCAAGTACAGCATTTAGAATTAGCTAGAAATATTGCTGAAAGATTTAATAAAAACTATAAAGCTAATTTTAAAGTGCCTATTGGTTTAGTTCCTAAAATTGGGTCTAAGATTAAATCTTTAACTGATCCGAATGCAAAAATGTCTAAAAGTGAAAATAGTCCTAAATCAACAATATATTTGCTTGATGATCCGCAACAAGCTTATAACAAAATTCTTAAAGCTAAAACGGATTCAGAAAATAAGATTTATATATCTGAACATAAGCCAGGAATTTTGAATTTATTAAATATTTATGCTGCTTTGAAAGATGTTAGTTTAGAGCAAGCACAAGAACAATTTAAAGATTCTGATTATAAAGAATTTAAAGAACAAGTAGCATTAGAGGTGAAAAAATTATTAATTGATATTCAAAGTAAATATCATAAAGCTCTTGAGATAGTTGAAAAAATTTCAAACATAGGTGCAAAAAAAGCTATTAAAATTGCAGAACAAACAATTAATAAATTACAACTTAAAATAGGTCTATATGGAGTAAAAGAAAATGAAAGCAAATAA
- a CDS encoding NUDIX hydrolase, which yields MDVFLSKENYVFKYRVGAIIKNDDKVLLAYDGETNNYKYLPGGKVEFGESIYQAIEREINEELKVKPSKIKLLFANELFYYSKISEKNVHELCFYFLLDLDLNSEILQNKFYTIENNRKLFFEWVKINELEKINFKPGQIIKHIINPPNEFKIFNTNEKNQAH from the coding sequence ATGGATGTTTTTTTATCAAAAGAAAATTATGTGTTTAAATATCGTGTTGGAGCCATCATCAAAAATGATGATAAAGTTCTTCTTGCGTATGATGGTGAAACTAATAATTATAAATATCTTCCAGGTGGCAAGGTAGAATTTGGCGAATCAATATATCAAGCAATTGAAAGAGAAATTAATGAAGAGTTAAAAGTAAAACCTTCAAAAATAAAATTATTATTTGCTAATGAATTATTTTATTATTCTAAGATTTCTGAAAAAAATGTTCATGAGTTGTGCTTTTACTTTTTACTTGATTTAGATTTAAATTCAGAAATATTACAGAATAAGTTTTATACAATCGAAAACAATAGAAAATTATTTTTTGAATGAGTAAAAATTAATGAATTAGAGAAAATCAATTTTAAACCAGGTCAAATAATAAAACACATCATCAATCCACCTAATGAATTCAAAATATTTAATACTAATGAAAAAAACCAAGCCCACTAA